One Triplophysa dalaica isolate WHDGS20190420 chromosome 1, ASM1584641v1, whole genome shotgun sequence DNA segment encodes these proteins:
- the cars1 gene encoding cysteine--tRNA ligase, cytoplasmic isoform X1, translating to MASSEDTAFDYGFLLHISEATCRVEALNEYLSSRSYLAGYGPSQADTEAFSLLCGPPSERHVHALRWYKHIAALKPKMNDQTPECSTRGKRVQPPWSPPEGTGVSKLRLYNSLTRTKEVFAPQKGNRVLWYCCGPTVYDASHMGHARSYISFDILRRILKNYFKYDVFYCMNITDIDDKIIKRARQNHLLEQYTLKKPSASKILQDVLTARLPFKVKLAETTDPDKKQMLERLDAAVDAALSPLQEAVQSKAQDASIQNKAEVLLEEAKDLLSDWLDAQFGSQVTENSIFSLLPKFWEGEFHKDMEALNVLPADVLTRVSEYVPEIVAFVQKIVDNGYGYDSNGSVYFDTAKFDACPDHSYAKLVPEAVGDQKALQEGEGDLSISADRLSEKRSQNDFALWKASKPGEPSWDSPWGKGRPGWHIECSAMAGSILGESMDIHGGGFDLRFPHHDNELAQSEAYFENDHWVRYFLHTGHLTIAGCKMSKSLKNFITIKDALAKHTARQLRLAFLMHSWKDTLDYSNNTMESAIQYERFINEFFLNVKDILRSPTDITGQFEKWEAEEIELNKNFYEKKAAVHEALCDNMDTRSALEEMRGLVGQSNTYMAGRRSAKFPPNRMLLESIALYLTDVLKTFGAIEGTEPIGFPVGTTGQNADLESTVIPYLTVLSEFREDVRKIAREKKVTELLQLCDVLRDDILPELGVRLEDRDGLSTGVKLVDKETLMKEKEEKKKMEEEKKKKKDEAARKKQEQEMAKLAKMKVKPCEMFLSETDKYSSFDETGFPTHDTEGKELSKGLTKKLHKLYEAQEKMYNEYLQSTQNGS from the exons ATGGCAAGCTCTGAAGATACAG CCTTTGATTATGGCTTCTTACTGCACATAAGTGAGGCTACTTGCAGGGTTGAGGCTTTGAATGAGTACTTAAGCAGCCGCAGTTACCTGGCCGGCTACGGGCCATCGCAGGCGGACACAGAAGCTTTTTCGCTTCTCTGCGGGCCCCCGTCCGAGCGGCATGTCCACGCCCTGCGCTGGTACAAACACATAGCCGCTCTCAAGCCCAAAATGAATGACCAGACCCCAGAATGCAGCA CTAGGGGAAAGCGGGTGCAGCCACCTTGGTCTCCCCCGGAAGGAACAGGTGTTTCAAAGCTCCGTCTCTATAACAGTCTTACACGAACTAAG GAGGTGTTTGCACCACAGAAGGGAAACAGAGTGTTGTGGTACTGCTGTGGCCCTACAGTATATGATGCCTCCCACATGGGCCACGCCAG ATCGTACATCTCTTTCGATATACTCCGGAGAATACTgaagaattattttaaatatgatgtCTTCTACTGTATGAACATCACAGATATCGATGACAAG ATCATCAAAAGAGCCCGACAGAACCACCTGCTGGAGCAGTACACATTAAAGAAGCCAAGTGCCTCTAAGATACTGCAGGATGTGTTAACAGCCCGACTG CCCTTTAAAGTCAAGCTTGCTGAGACTACAGATCCAGATAAGAAGCAGATGCTGGAAAGGCTGGACGCAGCAGTGGATGCTGCCCTGAGTCCCCTGCAGGAGGCAGTACAGAGCAAAGCTCAGGATGCTTCCATTCAGAATAAAGCAGAG GTCTTATTGGAGGAAGCCAAAGATCTTTTGTCTGATTGGTTAGACGCTCAGTTTGGGAGCCAGGTGACAGAAAATTCTATCTTCTCTCTGTTACCGAAGTTCTGGGAGGGAGAGTTTCATAAAGACATGGAAGCTCTTAAT gttcTCCCCGCTGATGTTCTCACACGGGTCAGCGAGTACGTGCCAGAGATCGTGGCCTTTGTCCAAAAGATTGTAGATAACGGTTATGG ATATGACTCAAATGGATCTGTCTATTTTGACACTGCGAAGTTCGATGCCTGTCCTGATCACTCTTATGCCAAATTGGTACCAGAAGCCGTTGGAGATCAGAAAGCTCTTCAAGAAGGAGAAG GAGATTTAAGTATCTCTGCAGACAGACTGAGTGAAAAGAGATCACAGAATGATTTTGCGCTGTGGAAAGCCTCCAAGCCCGGTGAGCCATCCTGGGACTCCCCATGGGGAAAG GGGCGACCAGGTTGGCATATTGAGTGTTCAGCTATGGCAGGATCTATATTGGGAGAGTCTATGGACATCCACGGAGGAGGATTTGACCTGCGTTTCCCTCATCATGACAATGAGTTGGCGCAGTCTGAG GCTTACTTTGAGAATGATCACTGGGTGCGATATTTCTTGCACACAGGTCACCTGACCATTGCAGGATGCAAGATGTCTAAATCTCTGAAGAACTTCATTACTATCAAAGATGCCTTGGCTAAACACACAG caAGACAGCTACGTTTGGCCTTTCTGATGCATTCCTGGAAAGATACATTGGATTACTCCAACAACACCATGGAGTCAGCCATCCAGTATGAGCGGTTCATAAAT GAATTCTTTCTGAATGTGAAGGATATTCTCAGGAGCCCTACTGACATCACGGGCCAGTTTGAGAAATGGGAAGCTGAAGAGATTGAACTCAATAAAAA cTTTTATGAGAAGAAAGCAGCAGTACATGAGGCGCTGTGTGACAACATGGACACTCGCTCGGCTCTGGAGGAGATGAGGGGTCTGGTCGGTCAGAGTAACACATATATGGCAGGCAGAAGGAGTGCAAAATTTCCACCCAATCGCATGTTGCTTGAGAGCATTGCCCTATATTTGACCGACGTGCTCAAG ACATTTGGAGCAATCGAGGGAACTGAGCCTATTGGCTTCCCTGTTGGAACAACGGGCCAGAATGCTGAT CTGGAGAGCACAGTCATACCCTATTTGACAGTGCTTTCAGAGTTCAGGGAAGATGTCAGAAAAATTGCAAGAGAGAAGAAAG TGACAGAATTGCTGCAGCTCTGTGATGTTTTACGTGATGACATTTTACCCGAGCTTGGTGTTCGACTTGAGGATCGTGACG gacTTTCAACGGGGGTGAAGCTGGTGGACAAAGAGACGCTtatgaaagagaaagaggagaagaaAAAG atggaagaggaaaagaaaaagaaaaaagacgaGGCTGCCaggaaaaaacaagaacaagag ATGGCAAAGCTTGCTAAAATGAAGGTTAAACCCTGTGAAATGTTCCTCTCCGAAACCGACAAGTACTCCAGCTTTGATGAAACG GGCTTCCCAACACATGACACTGAAGGGAAAGAGCTCAGTAAGGGACTGACCAAGAAGCTTCACAAGCTTTACGAGGCTCAGGAGAAGATGTACAACGAATACCTCCAGTCAACCCAAAACGGGAGCTGA
- the cars1 gene encoding cysteine--tRNA ligase, cytoplasmic isoform X2 has protein sequence MASSEDTARGKRVQPPWSPPEGTGVSKLRLYNSLTRTKEVFAPQKGNRVLWYCCGPTVYDASHMGHARSYISFDILRRILKNYFKYDVFYCMNITDIDDKIIKRARQNHLLEQYTLKKPSASKILQDVLTARLPFKVKLAETTDPDKKQMLERLDAAVDAALSPLQEAVQSKAQDASIQNKAEVLLEEAKDLLSDWLDAQFGSQVTENSIFSLLPKFWEGEFHKDMEALNVLPADVLTRVSEYVPEIVAFVQKIVDNGYGYDSNGSVYFDTAKFDACPDHSYAKLVPEAVGDQKALQEGEGDLSISADRLSEKRSQNDFALWKASKPGEPSWDSPWGKGRPGWHIECSAMAGSILGESMDIHGGGFDLRFPHHDNELAQSEAYFENDHWVRYFLHTGHLTIAGCKMSKSLKNFITIKDALAKHTARQLRLAFLMHSWKDTLDYSNNTMESAIQYERFINEFFLNVKDILRSPTDITGQFEKWEAEEIELNKNFYEKKAAVHEALCDNMDTRSALEEMRGLVGQSNTYMAGRRSAKFPPNRMLLESIALYLTDVLKTFGAIEGTEPIGFPVGTTGQNADLESTVIPYLTVLSEFREDVRKIAREKKVTELLQLCDVLRDDILPELGVRLEDRDGLSTGVKLVDKETLMKEKEEKKKMEEEKKKKKDEAARKKQEQEMAKLAKMKVKPCEMFLSETDKYSSFDETGFPTHDTEGKELSKGLTKKLHKLYEAQEKMYNEYLQSTQNGS, from the exons ATGGCAAGCTCTGAAGATACAG CTAGGGGAAAGCGGGTGCAGCCACCTTGGTCTCCCCCGGAAGGAACAGGTGTTTCAAAGCTCCGTCTCTATAACAGTCTTACACGAACTAAG GAGGTGTTTGCACCACAGAAGGGAAACAGAGTGTTGTGGTACTGCTGTGGCCCTACAGTATATGATGCCTCCCACATGGGCCACGCCAG ATCGTACATCTCTTTCGATATACTCCGGAGAATACTgaagaattattttaaatatgatgtCTTCTACTGTATGAACATCACAGATATCGATGACAAG ATCATCAAAAGAGCCCGACAGAACCACCTGCTGGAGCAGTACACATTAAAGAAGCCAAGTGCCTCTAAGATACTGCAGGATGTGTTAACAGCCCGACTG CCCTTTAAAGTCAAGCTTGCTGAGACTACAGATCCAGATAAGAAGCAGATGCTGGAAAGGCTGGACGCAGCAGTGGATGCTGCCCTGAGTCCCCTGCAGGAGGCAGTACAGAGCAAAGCTCAGGATGCTTCCATTCAGAATAAAGCAGAG GTCTTATTGGAGGAAGCCAAAGATCTTTTGTCTGATTGGTTAGACGCTCAGTTTGGGAGCCAGGTGACAGAAAATTCTATCTTCTCTCTGTTACCGAAGTTCTGGGAGGGAGAGTTTCATAAAGACATGGAAGCTCTTAAT gttcTCCCCGCTGATGTTCTCACACGGGTCAGCGAGTACGTGCCAGAGATCGTGGCCTTTGTCCAAAAGATTGTAGATAACGGTTATGG ATATGACTCAAATGGATCTGTCTATTTTGACACTGCGAAGTTCGATGCCTGTCCTGATCACTCTTATGCCAAATTGGTACCAGAAGCCGTTGGAGATCAGAAAGCTCTTCAAGAAGGAGAAG GAGATTTAAGTATCTCTGCAGACAGACTGAGTGAAAAGAGATCACAGAATGATTTTGCGCTGTGGAAAGCCTCCAAGCCCGGTGAGCCATCCTGGGACTCCCCATGGGGAAAG GGGCGACCAGGTTGGCATATTGAGTGTTCAGCTATGGCAGGATCTATATTGGGAGAGTCTATGGACATCCACGGAGGAGGATTTGACCTGCGTTTCCCTCATCATGACAATGAGTTGGCGCAGTCTGAG GCTTACTTTGAGAATGATCACTGGGTGCGATATTTCTTGCACACAGGTCACCTGACCATTGCAGGATGCAAGATGTCTAAATCTCTGAAGAACTTCATTACTATCAAAGATGCCTTGGCTAAACACACAG caAGACAGCTACGTTTGGCCTTTCTGATGCATTCCTGGAAAGATACATTGGATTACTCCAACAACACCATGGAGTCAGCCATCCAGTATGAGCGGTTCATAAAT GAATTCTTTCTGAATGTGAAGGATATTCTCAGGAGCCCTACTGACATCACGGGCCAGTTTGAGAAATGGGAAGCTGAAGAGATTGAACTCAATAAAAA cTTTTATGAGAAGAAAGCAGCAGTACATGAGGCGCTGTGTGACAACATGGACACTCGCTCGGCTCTGGAGGAGATGAGGGGTCTGGTCGGTCAGAGTAACACATATATGGCAGGCAGAAGGAGTGCAAAATTTCCACCCAATCGCATGTTGCTTGAGAGCATTGCCCTATATTTGACCGACGTGCTCAAG ACATTTGGAGCAATCGAGGGAACTGAGCCTATTGGCTTCCCTGTTGGAACAACGGGCCAGAATGCTGAT CTGGAGAGCACAGTCATACCCTATTTGACAGTGCTTTCAGAGTTCAGGGAAGATGTCAGAAAAATTGCAAGAGAGAAGAAAG TGACAGAATTGCTGCAGCTCTGTGATGTTTTACGTGATGACATTTTACCCGAGCTTGGTGTTCGACTTGAGGATCGTGACG gacTTTCAACGGGGGTGAAGCTGGTGGACAAAGAGACGCTtatgaaagagaaagaggagaagaaAAAG atggaagaggaaaagaaaaagaaaaaagacgaGGCTGCCaggaaaaaacaagaacaagag ATGGCAAAGCTTGCTAAAATGAAGGTTAAACCCTGTGAAATGTTCCTCTCCGAAACCGACAAGTACTCCAGCTTTGATGAAACG GGCTTCCCAACACATGACACTGAAGGGAAAGAGCTCAGTAAGGGACTGACCAAGAAGCTTCACAAGCTTTACGAGGCTCAGGAGAAGATGTACAACGAATACCTCCAGTCAACCCAAAACGGGAGCTGA